One genomic window of Gossypium hirsutum isolate 1008001.06 chromosome D11, Gossypium_hirsutum_v2.1, whole genome shotgun sequence includes the following:
- the LOC107904569 gene encoding LOW QUALITY PROTEIN: probable pectinesterase/pectinesterase inhibitor 34 (The sequence of the model RefSeq protein was modified relative to this genomic sequence to represent the inferred CDS: inserted 1 base in 1 codon) has translation MGYDLLRRPEFESSGGHRQQREEEGEEPRPENKKNRLVIVSVIALGMIVVSAVCAGLAIVLREGAADRVGGGGGGGVLVHRKPTRAISKTCSKARFPSLCVTSLLEFPGSLAASEQDLVHISFNMTLRHFSQALYTTASISYVQMDPRVRSAFDDCLELLEDSVDALSRSLSSVVPSQDGGYKGSSSQDVMTWLSAALTNHDTCTEGFEEXSGTVKDQVAAKLNDLAELVSNCLSIFAASGGDDFGGVPVQNRRLLASGDDLSGENVDEDKFPKWLGRKERVLLNTPVSAIQADIIVSKNGTVKTISEAIKKAPENSTRRIIIYVRAGRYEEKDLKVGRKKINLMFIGDGKGKTIISGGKSIFDNITTFHTAAFAATGAGFIARDMTFENWAGPAKHQAVALRVGADHAVVYRCNIIGYQDTLYVHSNRQFYRECDIYGTVDFIFGNAAVVFQNCSIYARKPMALQKNTITAQNRKDPNQNTGISIHACRILPASDLVASNGSFETYLGRPWKLYSRVVFMLSYMNNHVHPKGWLEWNTTFALDTLYYGEYMNYGPGAAIGQRIRWPGYRVITSEIEASKFTVQQFIYGSSWLPSTGVAFLAGLQV, from the exons aTGGGATACGACTTACTCCGACGACCGGAATTCGAAAGTTCCGGTGGTCACCGGCAACAAcgtgaagaagaaggagaagaaccCAGACCTGAAAACAAGAAGAACAGGCTTGTTATCGTTTCGGTTATTGCTTTGGGTATGATCGTTGTGTCAGCTGTTTGTGCTGGGCTTGCAATCGTGCTCCGTGAAGGAGCTGCCGACCGTGTTGGCGGCGGCGGTGGAGGAGGCGTATTGGTCCACCGGAAACCCACTCGAGCTATTTCCAAGACGTGTAGTAAAGCTCGGTTCCCGAGTCTCTGTGTTACCTCACTCCTCGAGTTCCCTGGCTCACTCGCTGCTAGTGAGCAAGACCTTGTCCACATTTCGTTCAATATGACGTTACGGCACTTTAGTCAAGCTCTTTATACGACAGCGTCGATCTCCTACGTTCAAATGGATCCACGAGTACGGTCAGCGTTCGATGACTGCCTCGAGCTTCTAGAAGATTCCGTCGACGCACTCTCCCGTTCTCTCTCCTCCGTCGTGCCTTCGCAAGACGGCGGTTATAAAGGCAGCTCGTCCCAAGACGTGATGACTTGGCTGAGCGCGGCCTTGACGAACCACGACACGTGTACGGAGGGGTTCGAGG TGAGCGGGACGGTGAAGGACCAAGTGGCGGCGAAACTGAACGACTTGGCGGAGCTCGTGAGTAATTGCTTGTCGATTTTCGCTGCGAGCGGCGGAGACGATTTCGGCGGAGTGCCGGTGCAGAACAGGAGGTTGCTGGCGTCGGGTGACGATTTATCGGGAGAaaatgtcgacgaggacaaattCCCGAAGTGGCTAGGGAGGAAGGAGAGGGTACTGTTGAACACCCCCGTGTCGGCGATCCAGGCTGATATAATCGTCTCGAAAAACGGTACCGTTAAGACGATCAGCGAGGCAATTAAAAAGGCGCCGGAGAATAGTACTCGGCGGATCATCATTTACGTGAGGGCAGGAAG GTACGAAGAGAAAGATTTGAAGGTGGggagaaagaaaataaacttGATGTTCATAGGGGACGGgaagggtaaaacaataatttcaGGTGGAAAAAGTATTTTTGACAACATCACCACTTTCCACACGGCTGCCTTTG CTGCAACCGGGGCCGGTTTTATTGCAAGAGACATGACATTCGAGAACTGGGCCGGACCAGCTAAGCACCAAGCGGTGGCTCTTCGTGTCGGGGCAGATCATGCCGTGGTTTACCGTTGTAACATCATCGGATACCAAGACACTCTCTATGTTCACTCCAACCGGCAATTCTACCGTGAATGTGACATTTATGGGACGGTTGATTTCATTTTCGGTAACGCCGCCGTGGTATTCCAAAACTGTAGCATTTATGCTCGGAAACCGATGGCCTTACAGAAAAACACCATCACTGCTCAAAACCGAAAAGACCCGAATCAAAATACGGGCATCTCGATCCATGCATGTCGGATTCTACCAGCATCGGATCTCGTCGCATCCAATGGTAGCTTTGAGACGTACTTGGGCCGTCCGTGGAAATTGTACTCTAGGGTTGTGTTCATGTTATCATACATGAATAATCACGTACACCCCAAGGGATGGCTCGAGTGGAACACCACATTCGCCCTGGATACACTATATTATGGTGAATACATGAATTACGGGCCAGGAGCGGCGATCGGGCAACGAATCAGGTGGCCGGGATATAGGGTTATTACTTCCGAGATTGAAGCAAGTAAATTTACAGTCCAACAATTTATCTACGGATCATCATGGTTACCATCAACTGGAGTTGCTTTCTTGGCTGGTTTACAAGTTTAA